From a single bacterium genomic region:
- the nrdR gene encoding transcriptional repressor NrdR, which produces MRCPYCGHHDLKVVDSRDSEIGEAIRRRRECLQCGQRFTTYERIEAVPFYVTKKDGRREDFDPQKLFTGLKKATEKRDISPERLRAIVDDIEAELRRSGRVEIPSGEIGEMVMDRLRDLDEVAYIRFASVYREFMDLQQVKREIEQVLSTRRP; this is translated from the coding sequence ATGCGCTGCCCGTACTGCGGTCATCACGACCTGAAAGTGGTCGACTCTCGCGACTCGGAGATCGGGGAGGCGATCCGCCGCCGGCGTGAGTGCCTGCAGTGCGGGCAGCGTTTCACGACTTACGAACGCATCGAGGCCGTTCCGTTCTACGTCACCAAGAAGGACGGCCGGCGCGAGGACTTCGATCCCCAGAAGCTGTTCACGGGTCTCAAGAAGGCGACCGAGAAGCGAGACATCTCGCCGGAGCGGCTGCGGGCGATCGTCGACGACATCGAGGCGGAGCTCCGGCGTTCCGGCCGGGTCGAGATCCCGAGCGGAGAGATCGGCGAGATGGTGATGGACCGGCTGCGCGACCTGGACGAGGTCGCCTACATCCGTTTCGCATCGGTGTACCGCGAGTTCATGGACCTGCAGCAGGTCAAGCGGGAGATCGAGCAGGTCCTCAGCACCAGACGTCCGTAA
- a CDS encoding laccase domain-containing protein codes for MGATPQVLKIPELEAETGLIHGFSTMALGSVGLTHAPDPAPVLASRRDFARALGIDGETLTTAGAVHGAAVARVDEPHEVVRGVDAMVTAKLGVALFATFADCYPIVLWDARNRCAALAHAGWRGTVAGVATATVKFMRDEFGTTPGDIRAGIGPGICRQCYEVGEDVASRFDSRFVTPGSGDRALLDLAAANRAQLEAAGVRDVHVLGLCTKETPYLPSHRRSPDGTRFGAIVALR; via the coding sequence GTGGGCGCCACGCCGCAGGTCTTGAAGATCCCTGAGCTCGAAGCCGAGACCGGTCTGATTCACGGCTTCTCGACGATGGCGCTGGGCTCCGTCGGACTCACGCATGCCCCAGATCCCGCGCCGGTGCTGGCCTCGCGCCGGGACTTCGCCCGCGCTCTGGGGATCGACGGCGAGACTCTGACCACGGCGGGGGCGGTGCACGGGGCTGCGGTCGCGCGCGTCGACGAGCCGCACGAGGTGGTCCGCGGTGTGGACGCGATGGTCACCGCCAAGCTCGGCGTGGCGCTGTTCGCCACCTTCGCCGACTGTTATCCGATCGTGCTCTGGGACGCGCGGAACAGGTGCGCCGCGCTGGCCCATGCCGGCTGGCGCGGGACGGTGGCAGGCGTCGCGACCGCCACGGTGAAGTTCATGAGGGACGAGTTCGGCACCACGCCGGGCGACATCCGCGCTGGGATCGGCCCCGGCATCTGCCGGCAGTGCTACGAGGTGGGGGAGGACGTCGCCTCGCGGTTCGACTCGCGTTTCGTCACCCCCGGCTCGGGCGATCGCGCCCTTCTCGACCTCGCCGCCGCCAACCGAGCGCAGCTCGAGGCGGCCGGCGTCAGGGACGTGCACGTCCTCGGCCTGTGCACGAAGGAGACGCCGTACCTGCCCTCGCACCGCCGGAGCCCGGACGGGACGCGCTTCGGCGCCATCGTCGCCTTGCGATGA
- a CDS encoding YggS family pyridoxal phosphate-dependent enzyme, with the protein MKVSGAGTTVVERLAWVSARIAATGSNPDEVAIVAVTKGFDAGVCRQALGAGLSMLGENRVQEAIRKMGEVDAAAWHLIGHLQTNKARQAAGRFALIQSVDSVRLAEALARATPSQAVLVQVNVAREPQKSGADPDRALEVIAAVAKLLDLQGLMAMGASAGDPAPAFNELRCLRDEAEQRLGRRLPILSMGMSGDFEAAVAAGSTMLRLGQALFGPRAT; encoded by the coding sequence ATGAAGGTGAGCGGCGCGGGGACGACCGTCGTGGAACGCCTGGCGTGGGTGAGCGCCCGCATCGCGGCCACGGGGAGCAACCCGGACGAGGTCGCCATCGTCGCCGTCACCAAAGGCTTTGACGCCGGCGTCTGCAGGCAGGCGCTGGGCGCGGGACTGAGCATGCTGGGAGAGAACCGCGTCCAGGAGGCGATCAGGAAGATGGGTGAGGTGGACGCCGCGGCATGGCACCTGATCGGCCATCTCCAGACCAACAAGGCGCGACAGGCCGCCGGTCGCTTCGCGCTCATCCAGTCCGTGGATTCCGTGCGCCTGGCGGAGGCCCTGGCCCGCGCGACGCCGTCGCAGGCCGTCCTGGTGCAGGTCAACGTCGCGCGCGAGCCGCAAAAGTCGGGCGCCGACCCCGACCGGGCGCTCGAGGTCATCGCGGCGGTGGCGAAGCTCCTCGACCTCCAGGGGCTGATGGCCATGGGAGCGTCCGCGGGCGATCCCGCGCCCGCCTTCAACGAGCTCCGGTGCCTGCGCGACGAGGCCGAGCAGAGGCTGGGCAGGCGGTTGCCCATCCTCTCGATGGGGATGAGCGGGGACTTCGAGGCCGCCGTGGCCGCTGGAAGCACGATGCTACGATTGGGCCAGGCGCTGTTCGGACCTCGCGCCACCTGA
- a CDS encoding YggT family protein, protein MALIVTLIIYALYAFIIAVLVRVAFSWVSPFPTNSVSRFAVQVTEPVLAPVRRRLPPVSGIDLSPLVVTLAAYFLIAALRNIG, encoded by the coding sequence ATGGCATTGATCGTAACCCTCATCATCTACGCCCTCTACGCCTTCATCATCGCCGTCCTGGTGCGGGTTGCCTTCTCGTGGGTGAGCCCGTTCCCGACCAACTCCGTCTCGCGCTTCGCCGTCCAGGTGACCGAGCCCGTGCTGGCGCCGGTGCGCCGGCGGCTGCCGCCGGTGTCGGGCATCGACCTCTCTCCCTTGGTGGTCACCCTGGCGGCATATTTCCTGATCGCCGCGCTCCGCAATATCGGCTGA
- a CDS encoding isoleucine--tRNA ligase produces the protein MSNHAGREQGAMFEPVIQKVSFPELERRLMARWADEGTFQKSLELRAGRPRFVFYEGPPTANGRPATHHILARAFKDLFGRYKTMRGFYVERKAGWDTHGLPVEIEVEKKLKISGKFEIENKIGIERFNEMCRASVHEYVSDWVAFSQRMAFWLDYEAAYWTLTSDYIQSVWWALSEMWKQGLVYKGFRVAPYCSRCATPLSSHELAQGYRDNVPDPSVFIRFRLKKDPKTSILAWTTTPWTLPGNVALAVDNDIDYVKVRDGDEFLILAESRQGVLDHPSDVVERMKGRDLVGLDYEPLFPYSVPAEGRAHYVVDADFVSTEEGTGVVHTSALYGVDDLRLSQDKGIPFRHTVGLDGKFLPYVQKFKGLHVKEADPVILDDLKARGLLYKAETILHTYPECWRCKTPLIYYALDSWYVRTTERKAELIANNAATNWVPAHVKTGRMGDWLENNVDWAISRSRYWGTPLPFWVCEACGEQRCVSSASELGLKDDADLHRPYIDAVTLPCEKCGAVMRRVAEVLDCWFDSGAMPFAQRGYPANGEQAFEETFPADFISEAIDQTRGWFYSLLAISTLLFKRNSYRNVICLGLVVDPRGKKSSKSRGNVLDPNYLFDNFGSDALRWYFYTSTQVGENYRTGPDTLRETVQQFFIPLWNCYSFFVTYARLDQFDPSQPAVPVAERHVLDRWLLSRLSGLTASVSAGLDRYDANEPARRIQRFVDELSNWYVRRSRRRFWKSQADRDKLAAYQTLHEALRTLCQLTAPFAPFVTDAIYRNLSGDRSVHLSDFPEPAPVYDAQVETDMARARQAVEAGLAARDAARLKVRQPLASCALTGEPLPEDMAAIVREELNVKSLTFGAQEVKLDTAITEDLRLEGLAREVVRAIQDRRKKLGLNVEDRINTRYEADGMLVRALERHADYIKTETLSVTLEHGRDDGYNGEQMMLEGEQIWIGLKRN, from the coding sequence ATGTCCAACCACGCCGGTCGCGAGCAGGGCGCGATGTTTGAACCCGTAATCCAGAAGGTCAGCTTCCCCGAGCTGGAGAGGCGGCTCATGGCGCGATGGGCGGACGAGGGCACCTTCCAGAAATCCCTCGAGCTGCGCGCCGGCCGGCCGCGCTTCGTCTTCTACGAGGGACCGCCGACCGCCAACGGCAGGCCGGCAACCCACCACATCCTCGCGCGCGCGTTCAAGGACCTCTTCGGCCGTTACAAGACCATGCGCGGGTTCTACGTCGAACGCAAGGCGGGCTGGGACACGCATGGGCTTCCGGTCGAGATCGAGGTCGAAAAGAAGCTCAAGATCTCGGGCAAGTTCGAGATCGAGAACAAGATCGGCATCGAGCGGTTCAACGAGATGTGTCGCGCGAGCGTGCACGAGTACGTGTCCGACTGGGTCGCCTTCAGCCAGCGGATGGCCTTCTGGCTCGACTACGAGGCCGCCTACTGGACGCTCACCTCGGACTACATCCAGTCCGTCTGGTGGGCGCTCAGCGAGATGTGGAAGCAGGGCCTGGTGTACAAGGGCTTCCGGGTCGCGCCGTACTGCTCCCGCTGTGCCACCCCGCTCTCGAGCCACGAGCTCGCGCAGGGGTACCGCGACAACGTGCCCGACCCGAGCGTCTTCATCCGGTTCCGCCTGAAGAAGGACCCGAAGACTTCGATCCTCGCGTGGACGACCACGCCATGGACGCTGCCGGGCAACGTCGCCCTGGCGGTCGACAACGACATCGACTACGTCAAGGTCAGGGATGGGGACGAATTCCTCATCCTGGCCGAGTCCCGGCAGGGGGTCCTCGACCACCCGTCAGACGTGGTCGAGCGCATGAAGGGCCGTGATTTGGTCGGGCTCGACTACGAGCCGCTTTTCCCATATTCGGTCCCGGCCGAAGGCCGCGCCCACTACGTCGTCGACGCGGACTTCGTTTCGACCGAGGAAGGTACCGGGGTGGTCCACACGTCGGCCCTCTACGGTGTCGACGACCTGCGCCTCAGCCAGGACAAGGGCATCCCTTTCCGGCACACGGTCGGACTGGACGGCAAGTTCCTGCCCTACGTCCAAAAGTTCAAGGGCCTTCACGTCAAGGAGGCCGACCCGGTCATCCTCGACGACCTCAAGGCACGCGGCCTGCTTTACAAGGCCGAGACGATCCTCCACACCTATCCCGAGTGCTGGCGGTGCAAAACTCCGCTCATCTATTACGCCCTCGACTCGTGGTACGTGCGCACCACGGAGCGCAAGGCGGAGCTGATCGCGAACAACGCCGCGACCAACTGGGTGCCCGCGCACGTCAAGACCGGCCGCATGGGTGACTGGCTGGAGAACAACGTGGATTGGGCGATCTCGCGTTCGCGCTACTGGGGGACGCCGCTGCCGTTCTGGGTGTGCGAGGCGTGTGGCGAGCAGCGCTGCGTCAGCTCGGCTTCAGAGCTCGGCCTCAAGGACGATGCCGACCTGCACCGGCCCTACATCGACGCCGTCACCCTGCCGTGCGAGAAATGCGGCGCAGTCATGCGGCGCGTCGCCGAGGTGCTGGACTGCTGGTTCGACTCGGGCGCGATGCCGTTCGCGCAGCGCGGCTACCCGGCCAACGGTGAGCAGGCATTCGAAGAGACCTTTCCCGCGGATTTCATCTCCGAGGCGATCGACCAGACCAGGGGCTGGTTCTACTCGCTGCTCGCCATCTCGACGCTGCTGTTCAAGCGGAACTCGTACCGCAACGTCATCTGCCTCGGCCTGGTCGTCGATCCCAGGGGCAAGAAGTCGTCCAAGTCGCGGGGCAATGTGCTCGATCCGAACTACCTCTTCGACAACTTCGGCTCGGACGCGCTGCGCTGGTATTTCTACACGTCAACCCAGGTCGGCGAGAACTATCGCACCGGCCCAGACACCCTCAGGGAGACGGTGCAGCAGTTCTTCATCCCGCTGTGGAACTGCTACTCGTTCTTCGTCACCTATGCGCGCCTCGACCAATTCGACCCATCGCAGCCGGCTGTCCCGGTGGCCGAACGGCACGTGCTCGACCGGTGGCTGCTCTCGCGGCTGAGCGGGCTGACGGCATCGGTCTCGGCTGGGTTGGACCGCTACGACGCGAACGAGCCGGCACGCCGGATCCAGCGGTTCGTCGACGAGCTGTCGAACTGGTATGTCCGCCGCTCGCGGCGGCGGTTCTGGAAGTCGCAGGCGGACCGGGACAAGCTCGCCGCGTACCAGACCCTGCACGAAGCGCTGCGCACCCTCTGCCAGCTGACGGCGCCGTTCGCGCCGTTCGTGACGGACGCGATCTACCGGAACCTTTCAGGCGACCGGTCGGTCCACCTGTCCGACTTCCCTGAGCCCGCGCCCGTTTACGACGCGCAGGTCGAGACGGACATGGCAAGGGCGAGGCAGGCGGTGGAGGCCGGCCTGGCGGCTCGCGATGCGGCGCGCCTCAAGGTCCGGCAGCCTCTTGCATCCTGTGCCCTGACCGGCGAACCCCTCCCCGAGGACATGGCCGCGATCGTGCGCGAGGAGCTGAACGTCAAGAGCCTGACCTTTGGGGCGCAGGAGGTGAAGCTGGACACCGCGATCACGGAGGACCTGCGCCTCGAAGGCCTCGCGCGCGAGGTCGTCCGCGCCATCCAGGACCGCCGCAAGAAACTCGGGCTCAACGTCGAAGATCGAATCAACACGCGCTACGAGGCAGACGGCATGCTCGTGCGTGCGTTGGAACGGCACGCCGATTACATCAAGACCGAGACGCTGTCGGTGACGCTGGAGCATG